One Panicum virgatum strain AP13 chromosome 9K, P.virgatum_v5, whole genome shotgun sequence genomic region harbors:
- the LOC120652136 gene encoding uncharacterized protein LOC120652136 isoform X3, giving the protein MSHPGKFVSVNLNRSYGQPAPSSHHGGGGRPSRPAGGHGGGMVVLSRPRGGGSSLAKPQPPKLSVPPPLNLPSLRKEHERFDGAAAAAGGGVASAPPRSGGPAAGWTKPAPASEKPPGSATLPGGAARPPSYGFVEKTVVLRGEDFPSLKAAVAPPTPPQPAQRQKDADGARLATPEARPGSLGMRPQVTPSRATEPLASAGSLGAGGRASAERPQKPDLGPLPMVRLRYDSEWADDERDTGLSLPERDSRERGFGRTEAMVPGHDLYGAVREPLKKEPFGRDVAATNKEAVQDGLWRSPMSNQHDRDRTDGRPYSGGRGSIGLLYRESIAAGGSKDTWNNNREPPMRANGQNGVEQYGATRVGETASDRYGDSSNNWPRLNSFQNNVGSKAQPFAANKGPLINDPVAKFGREKRHTGSPVKPLIEDGGFDNISAVSLTAIKKKKEAAKPADFHDPVRESFEAELDRILRVQEQERQRVMEEQARAREIARKQEEERERLIREEEERQRLVEEQAKQAAWQAEQERLEAARRAEEQRIAREEEKKRIALEEERRREAAHKKLLELEARIARRQAESSIGSARDGQLTVNDELTPGDFKDRDLPHSANFGDRKDIDRISEHINTSSPLESSSLNRYNETVPRVHTLRDGHSSLIDRENAYYGSRAAFPEQENVHHSLRRDPFAARRGNFPKKDLNDGFGNVSVRPSSRGRTTDSPWAMEDFRHEKVPRWDAPREIDRFDKQSDFDTELFNSDRFGDAAWLPNSSHESPNAQQGDRMFQSSDFNEFSAFTRPRYSMRQPRVPPPPTVTSVNRSSIGASAQHLNSSFGDGGMGENSGRDDEQIMQGQYGSAYQEASRQRGIRPDHINEHQMEDRKSPVLGSQSSLSVSSPPSSPAHVSHDEMDVSGDSPALPTSADGERTVLSDSDHAVLTLDAASASRIAASGVSHLEDDEWSSENNDVRQKHDEYDEDDESYQEDEINEADGEKLNLDDEFLEEQNTPVELEPVILGFDEGVQVEIPSNSELELASMRSTERTIGVHLSSGVAEQDNASGSVVHSDPVTEAVKTLQALTLDRVNALTEESNGERSSSLVTPASSSQLSQAPSAAATTSSASAVDGQNKVPVSLQFGLFTGPPLIPTPVPAIQIGSIQMPIHLHNQINPSLTHMHPSTAPLYQFGQLRYVRPIASSAHSQAVPPAHSSVPAQRTLNQNASSVLPELVDRDTHQNVPNEGVSSTFINKLAAHTAKLPHVIGDSNSQYLNTPANNQTAAVEGFHGQVDRQPIGGTTPSERDQDLSLNRTCKPTSDHIGSSQFGLEGRVLNGPKAPGAVSAGRGRRYGYAVKDINMRSTGSVVEPAHKDPRGGFQRRARRNVRRTEFRVRENVEKNQSEASESVAHGEQDERPYSNGTARDFPVRNANRKELDTNKSSRINEGSDHSASFRSTHKAPYERSHGGNKKSRTGAIPEGDTTLLQAGAVRVVKQQGIEVPVDADGFIEVRSKRQIMSVRREQREKENRSKMRMTKAPRKQHNVSLQSSVAPSMNKRTATLGEVAKKVSSDSAITVDGRISDYAESTVANNSMNPIGPPSTNTETHTNCYTNQTIQIQASSDLVTSSPSAKLVSGLSDDNNKGTSINTPFNMVSWDNSQMNQQVMPLTQTQLEEAMRPAKFEQQAGSSFSLESNNALPPTATTEKAFPSSASPINSLLAGEKIQFGAVTSPTMLPPVSRTVSSGLGAPGSSRSDMKIDRGLPSENSGPDKVNSKELCPNTEDVEAEAEAAASAVAVAAICTDEGSPADATTASAPDNKSFSSKDLSGLTSGAGAITGHAGQSSMEEPLSVALPADLSVDTPSMSLWPPLASPQASGPMLSQFPGAQPSHFSCFDMNTMLGGHIFAFGPSDESAGSQGQHPQRSNTVPSAPLGAWPQCHSAVDSFYRPPTGFAGPFITPGVIPGVQGPPHMVVYNHFAPVGQFGQMGLGFMGATYIPGDKQPDWKQNQGPPVVGVSQSDPNNQNLMSGQVNPSSVPTPVQHLRPTSIMPIPSPLTMFDIGPFQASTDIQMQTCWPHMPVPPLHSVPLSVPLQQHPVEGTAPQQFVHNVPVDNKASTNIRFQEPSASTVPSDGYKTFPNAAATQFTDGLGLVEQPTSSSSSSQTVQPSSFGQAGVISNEVSTSAKVMVRATPSKVNPGTVTGVATNPNGCQVTNIPSKTHQSSLSSDQRYHHPVSNQDRRARATQKTGTSNEWQRRSGYQGRNQGSGSDRSPGTGRMKQIYVAKPSATSGHAPSG; this is encoded by the exons atgTCGCACCCCGGCAAGTTCGTCTCCGTCAACCTCAACCGATCCTACGGCcagcccgccccctcctcccaccatggcggcggcggccgcccctcccgccccgccggcggccacggcgggggCATGGTGGTGCTCTCCCGCCCGCGCGGGGGCGGCTCCTCCCTCGCCAAGCCGCAGCCGCCCAAGCTctccgtcccgccgccgctgaACCTCCCGTCGCTCCGCAAGGAGCACGAGCGCTTCGACGGCGCGGCTGCCGCGGCGGGGGGCGGGGTCGCCTCGGCCCCGCCCCGATCCGGCGGGCCTGCCGCCGGCTGGACCAAGCCGGCCCCGGCGTCTGAGAAGCCTCCAGGCTCCGCGACGCTCCCCGGCGGGGCCGCCAGGCCACCATCCTATGGCTTCGTGGAGAAAACAGTCGTCCTGCGCGGGGAGGACTTCCCGTCCTTGAAAGCGGCTGTCGCGCCACCAACACCTCCGCAGCCGGCGCAGCGGCAGAAGGACGCTGATGGGGCGCGGCTTGCCACACCTGAGGCGCGGCCTGGGTCCCTTGGGATGCGGCCGCAGGTGACGCCCTCGCGGGCCACTGAGCCACTGGCCTCTGCTGGCAGCTTGGGAGCTGGTGGACGTGCTTCTGCGGAGAGGCCGCAGAAGCCTGATCTGGGGCCGCTTCCGATGGTCCGGCTCAGGTATGATTCTGAGTGGGCTGATGACGAGCGTGACACAGGGCTCAGCCTTCCAGAGCGAGACAGCAGGGAGAGGGGATTTGGCAGGACTGAGGCCATGGTTCCAGGGCACGACCTTTACGGGGCAGTGAGGGAGCCCTTAAAAAAGGAACCATTTGGCAGAGATGTGGCTGCAACAAATAAAGAGGCTGTCCAGGACGGGTTGTGGCGATCTCCTATGTCAAATCAACATGATAGAGATCGAACAGATGGCCGACCATATAGTGGAGGCAGAGGAAGCATTGGACTATTGTATCGGGAAAGCATAGCTGCCGGTGGCTCCAAGGATACGTGGAATAATAATAGGGAGCCTCCTATGCGTGCGAATGGACAGAATGGGGTCGAACAGTATGGAGCCACACGTGTTGGAGAAACTGCCAGCGACCGTTATGGTGACAGTTCAAATAATTGGCCTAGATTAAATTCTTTCCAGAACAATGTTGGTTCTAAGGCGCAGCCTTTTGCTGCTAATAAAGGGCCTTTAATTAACGATCCGGTGGCAAAGTTTGGTAGGGAGAAACGGCACACTGGTTCCCCTGTTAAACCTTTAATAGAAGATGGTGGTTTTGATAACATTTCTGCCGTTAGTTTGACtgcaataaagaagaaaaaagaagcagCCAAACCAGCTGATTTTCATGACCCAGTAAGGGAGTCTTTTGAGGCAGAGCTTGATAGGATATTGAGGGTACAGGAGCAGGAAAGACAACGGGTAATGGAAGAACAGGCAAGGGCCAGAGAAATTGCCCGGAAGCAAGAAGAGGAGCGGGAGAGGCTGataagagaggaggaggagaggcagCGTCTGGTGGAGGAACAGGCAAAGCAGGCTGCTTGGCAGGCCGAGCAAGAGAGGCTGGAAGCTGCCAGAAGAGCTGAGGAGCAGAGAATTGCCAGGGAGGAGGAAAAGAAGAGAATTGCcttggaggaggagcggcgtaGGGAGGCAGCACATAAAAAACTCCTAGAGTTGGAGGCAAGAATAGCTAGGAGACAAGCAGAATCAAGCATTGGTAGTGCAAGAGATGGGCAACTTACTGTCAATGATGAATTGACTCCTGGAGACTTCAAGGACAGGGATTTGCCACACTCTGCTAACTTTGGTGACAGAAAGGATATCGACAGAATAAGTGAACACATCAATACCTCCTCTCCACTGGAGTCCTCTAGTCTCAACAGGTACAATGAGACAGTTCCAAGGGTGCACACTCTTAGGGATGGACACTCTTCGCTTATTGACAGAGAaaatgcatactatggttcaaGGGCTGCATTTCCAGAACAAGAGAATGTTCATCACAGTCTACGGCGTGACCCTTTTGCTGCAAGGAGGGGAAATTTCCCTAAGAAAGATCTTAATGATGGATTTGGGAATGTGTCGGTTAGGCCATCTTCAAGAGGTCGAACAACTGACTCTCCATGGGCAATGGAAGACTTCCGTCATGAAAAGGTTCCACGGTGGGATGCACCTAGGGAGATTGACCGTTTTGACAAGCAATCTGACTTTGACACTGAGCTTTTTAACAGTGACAGGTTTGGAGATGCGGCTTGGCTGCCTAATAGTTCTCATGAAAGCCCCAATGCTCAACAAGGAGATAGGATGTTTCAGAGTTCTGACTTTAATGAATTCTCTGCTTTTACTAGACCCCGTTACTCTATGCGACAACCACGTGTTCCCCCACCCCCAACTGTGACCTCAGTGAACAGAAGTTCAATCGGTGCTTCTGCTCAACATCTCAATTCATCCTTTGGGGATGGTGGGATGGGAGAGAATTCTGGtagagatgatgagcaaattatGCAGGGTCAATATGGAAGTGCATACCAAGAGGCATCTCGCCAGCGTGGGATACGGCCTGACCACATTAATGAACACCAAATGGAGGACAGAAAAAGCCCTGTATTGGGTTCACAATCTTCTCTTTCTGTTTCAAGCCCTCCTAGCTCACCTGCACATGTTTCACATGACGAGATGGATGTATCTGGCGATTCACCTGCATTACCGACTTCTGCTGATGGGGAACGAACGGTGCTGTCTGACAGTGACCATGCAGTCCTGACTCTAGACGCAGCCAGTGCAAGCAGAATTGCTGCATCAGGAGTGTCCCACTTGGAGGATGATGAATGGTCAAGTGAAAACAATGATGTTAGGCAAAAACACGATGAATACGATGAAGACGATGAGAGCTACCAGGAAGATGAAATCAACGAAGCTGATGGTGAGAAGCTAAACTTGGATGATGAGTTCTTGGAGGAGCAGAATACACCTGTAGAACTGGAACCAGTTATACTTGGGTTTGATGAGGGCGTGCAGGTTGAAATTCCCTCAAATAGTGAACTTGAACTAGCTTCTATGAGGAGCACTGAAAGGACAATTGGAGTACATTTAAGCTCAGGTGTTGCAGAGCAAGATAATGCCAGTGGTTCAGTTGTCCATTCTGACCCTGTTACTGAAGCAGTGAAAACACTGCAGGCGCTGACTCTTGATCGTGTAAATGCCCTGACAGAAGAAAGTAATGGAGAGCGATCCAGTAGCTTAGTGACACCTGCTTCAAGTTCCCAGTTATCTCAGGCaccttcagcagctgctactacGTCGTCAGCTTCAGCAGTAGATGGGCAGAACAAAGTACCTGTTAGCCTCCAGTTTGGTTTGTTTACAGGGCCTCCTCTAATACCAACTCCGGTTCCAGCCATCCAGATTGGTTCCATACAGATGCCAATCCATCTCCACAATCAGATCAATCCATCCCTGACTCATATGCACCCTTCAACAGCCCCTTTATATCAGTTTGGCCAGTTGAGGTATGTCCGCCCTATTGCTTCAAGTGCACATTCTCAGGCCGTCCCACCTGCACATTCTTCTGTACCAGCTCAGCGTACATTGAATCAGAATGCTTCCAGTGTTCTACCTGAGTTAGTGGATCGAGATACACACCAGAATGTCCCAAATGAGGGAGTCTCATCTACCTTTATCAATAAATTAGCAGCACATACAGCCAAGCTTCCACATGTAATTGGTGATTCAAATTCTCAGTATCTCAACACTCCTGCAAACAACCAGACAGCTGCTGTGGAGGGATTTCATGGCCAGGTGGACAGACAGCCTATTGGAGGTACAACTCCCAGTGAGAGGGATCAAGATCTCTCTTTGAACAGGACTTGCAAACCTACCTCTGACCACATAGGATCTTCTCAGTTTGGTTTGGAGGGGAGAGTCTTGAATGGTCCAAAGGCTCCAGGTGCTGTCTCTGCTGGAAGGGGGAGGAGATATGGATATGCTGTTAAAGACATTAACATGAGATCAACTGGTTCAGTTGTTGAACCTGCTCATAAAGATCCCAGAGGAGGATTCCAGAGGCGGGCTCGTAGGAATGTAAGAAGAACTGAGTTTAGAGTTCGGGAAAACGTCGAGAAGAACCAAAGCGAAGCTTCTGAGTCAGTTGCCCATGGTGAACAGGATGAGAGGCCATACTCCAACGGAACAGCAAGAGATTTTCCAGTGAGAAATGCTAACAGAAAGGAACTTGATACGAATAAGTCATCCAGGATAAATGAAGGAAGTGATCATAGTGCCTCATTTAGAAGCACACACAAGGCTCCTTATGAAAGATCACATGGTGGAAACAAGAAATCAAGAACAGGCGCTATTCCTGAAGGAGATACTACCTTGTTGCAAGCTGGAGCTGTACGTGTTGTTAAGCAGCAAGGCATTGAGGTCCCTGTTGATGCAGATGGCTTCATTGAAGTAAGGTCCAAGAGGCAGATCATGAGCGTCAGGCGAGAACAGAGGGAGAAGGAAAATAGATCCAAAATGAGGATGACAAAG GCTCCCCGCAAACAGCATAATGTTTCTCTACAGAGTTCGGTTGCTCCTAGCATGAATAAACGGACAGCTACTTTGGGTGAAGTTGCAAAGAAAGTTTCTTCGGATTCTGCCATCACAGTAGATGGAAGGATTTCTGACTACGCTGAATCAACAGTTGCTAACAATTCTATGAACCCCATTGGGCCACCTTCAACCAACACAGAAACTCATACAAACTGCTACACCAATCA GACTATCCAAATCCAGGCATCCTCTGACTTGGTCACCTCCAGTCCTTCTGCAAAGCTTGTGAGTGGCTTATCGGATGACAACAATAAAGGGACATCGATTAATACTCCATTTAACATGGTTTCCTGGGATAATTCACAAATGAACCAGCAG GTTATGCCATTAACTCAAACACAACTTGAAGAAGCTATGAGACCAGCTAAATTTGAACAGCAGGCTGGTTCCAGCTTTTCTTTGGAGTCAAACAATGCTTTGCCTCCAACAGCAACCACAGAAAAGGCATTCCCTTCATCTGCTAGTCCTATTAACTCCCTTCTGGCTGGCGAAAAAATTCAATTTG GGGCAGTAACCTCACCAACCATGCTACCCCCAGTCAGCCGAACTGTTTCAAGTGGTCTTGGAGCTCCAGGTTCATCTAGGTCTGATATGAAGATTGATCGAGGCTTGCCTAGTGAGAACAGTGGTCCTGATAAGGTGAATTCTAAGGAATTATGTCCCAATACAGAGGATGTGGAAGCAGAGGCTGAAGCAGCTGCTTCTGCTGTGGCAGTGGCAGCTATTTGTACTGATGAGGGGTCTCCAGCTGATGCAACTACTGCATCTGCTCCAGACAACAAGAGCTTTAGCAGCAAGGATCTCAGTGGGTTAACATCAGGAG CAGGGGCAATAACAGGCCATGCCGGCCAATCATCCATGGAAGAGCCGCTCTCAGTTGCTCTTCCTGCAGACTTATCAGTTGATACTCCATCCATGTCACTTTGGCCTCCTCTAGCCAGTCCACAAGCATCAGGGCCAATGCTTTCTCAGTTTCCTGGTGCACAGCCATCCCATTTTTCCTGCTTTGATATGAATACGATGTTAGGAGGGCACATTTTTGCATTTGGGCCGAGTGATGAATCTGCTGGCTCTCAGGGTCAGCACCCTCAAAGAAGCAACACAGTGCCTTCAGCACCATTGGGAGCTTGGCCGCAATGCCATTCTGCGGTAGACTCTTTCTACCGTCCACCAACTGGGTTTGCTGGTCCTTTCATTACTCCAGGAGTAATCCCAGGTGTGCAAGGTCCTCCACATATGGTGGTCTATAACCACTTCGCTCCGGTGGGGCAGTTTGGTCAAATGGGCCTTGGTTTCATGGGAGCCACGTATATCCCTGGTGACAAGCAGCCTGATTGGAAGCAAAACCAAGGACCACCTGTTGTTGGTGTTAGCCAGAGTGATCCAAACAACCAAAATTTGATGTCTGGTCAAGTTAACCCTTCCAGTGTTCCTACTCCAGTGCAGCATCTACGGCCAACTTCTATCATGCCAATCCCATCTCCACTGACCATGTTTGACATTGGTCCTTTCCAG GCGTCCACAGACATACAGATGCAAACATGTTGGCCACATATGCCTGTACCGCCTCTACACTCTGTTCCGTTATCAGTGCCACTTCAGCAGCATCCAGTAGAGGGTACGGCCCCACAGCAGTTTGTTCATAATGTTCCAGTAGACAACAAGGCAAGTACAAATATCCGATTCCAGGAGCCCTCTGCTTCTACTGTGCCATCAGATGGCTACAAGACCTTCCCAAATGCAGCTGCCACTCAGTTCACAGATGGGTTGGGTCTTGTCGAACAACCAACCTCCAGTAGTTCAAGCTCCCAAACAGTTCAGCCTTCTTCATTTGGCCAGGCAGGCGTGATCAGCAATGAAGTCTCAACCAGTGCCAAAGTCATGGTTAGAGCGACCCCATCGAAAGTAAACCCTGGGACTGTAACAGGGGTGGCTACCAACCCCAACGGGTGCCAGGTCACCAACATACCCTCCAAGACCCATCAATCGTCATTGTCATCAGACCAGCGGTACCATCATCCAGTTAGCAATCAGGATCGCAGGGCCCGTGCGACCCAAAAGACTGGTACTAGCAATGAGTGGCAGCGACGATCAGGATACCAGGGGAGGAATCAAGGTTCTGGTTCTGACAGAAGCCCAGGCACTGGTAGGATGAAGCAGATCTACGTCGCGAAGCCCTCAGCTACAAGTGGCCACGCCCCATCAGGCTAG